A part of Oncorhynchus gorbuscha isolate QuinsamMale2020 ecotype Even-year linkage group LG09, OgorEven_v1.0, whole genome shotgun sequence genomic DNA contains:
- the LOC124043867 gene encoding LOW QUALITY PROTEIN: transcription factor Sp3-like (The sequence of the model RefSeq protein was modified relative to this genomic sequence to represent the inferred CDS: inserted 2 bases in 1 codon) — protein sequence MTAPEQPVKQEEMAALDVDSSQSEFLQQDCGTGDQDTQSSSLALLAATCSKIESASSDGGNGTAAAVTTDLTSIQLTGNPDRWEVLTXPTTTRKEEPGAVHIQSRGIVTSNGQYVLPLQNLQSQPIFVTSGSDTSANTVPNIQYIQTADGQQLSFSTSSEDGATLSQDATGQIQILPDGTQTISVTGAGDILTNNQNLISQTGHVQQIQGVSIGSSTFNNQGQVVTNVPMGLPGNITFVPISSVDLDSLGLSGAQTIATGVTSDGQLIMTSQPVDSSESLEKTGDQHSQTLSVNDLNANADMYVPTSSAQLPEAMDETGVLTQAPEQTDPSGLQGYIQQNQVQNIQVSSGQSIIQLQQVPVQTSDGQLVQAAGGQTMQNVQLINPGTFIIQAQTVTASGQIQWQTFQVQGVQNLQNLQLSTNPAQQITLAPLQTLSLGQGEAQQIPNLQTVTVNSLVQAGIQYQQAEDTNSPGDVQIKEEPDSEDWQLGSDSTLNTSDLSHLRVRLEDEEDQLGEGGKRLRRVACTCPNCKEAGGRGSNMGKKKQHICHIPGCGKVYGKTSHLRAHLRWHSGERPFVCSWMYCGKRFTRSDELQRHRRTHTGEKKFVCPECSKRFMRSDHLAKHIKTHQNKKGVMNSVSNAVVGSMESAGSSDSIITGGGTTLILTNNQQGSGNSQDILANAEIPLQLVTIAAGEVLEMAESQ from the exons ATGACTG CCCCAGAACAGCCAGTGAAACAAGAGGAAATGGCTGCCTTGGACGTGGACAGCAGTCAAAGCGAGTTTCTGCAGCAAGACTGTGGCACAGGAGATCAG GACACTCAGTCGTCATCGCTCGCTCTGCTGGCAGCTACCTGCAGCAAGATCGAGTCGGCATCATCAGATGGGGGTAACGGTACTGCCGCTGCAGTG ACGACAGACCTAACATCCATCCAGTTAACAGGGAACCCAGATAGATGGGAGGTTTTGAC CCCCACAACAACACGGAAGGAGGAACCTGGCGCGGTCCATATCCAGAGTCGGGGGATCGTGACATCAAACGGACAGTATGTTCTTCCTCTCCAGAACCTTCAGAGCCAACCGATCTTTGTGACATCAGGAAGCGACACCTCCGCCAACACCGTGCCTAACATTCAGTACATTCAGACAGCTGATGGACAGCAACTGAGCTTCTCCACCTCCAGTGAGGACGGGGCCACTCTGAGCCAAGATGCCACAGGGCAGATCCAGATCTTGCCTGACGGAACTCAGACTATAAGTGTGACTGGGGCCGGAGACATCCTTACTAATAACCAGAACCTCATATCACAGACTGGTCATGTCCAGCAGATCCAGGGTGTTTCTATCGGCAGCTCCACCTTTAACAACCAGGGTCAGGTTGTCACTAATGTGCCTATGGGGTTGCCAGGGAACATCACCTTTGTCCCCATTAGCAGTGTGGACCTGGACTCCCTGGGCCTCTCTGGTGCTCAGACTATAGCAACAGGGGTCACTTCTGATGGCCAGCTCATCATGACCAGTCAGCCTGTGGACAGCTCTGAGAGTTTGGAGAAGACAGGTGACCAGCACTCGCAAACACTGTCTGTAAATGACTTGAATGCTAATGCAGACATGTATGTGCCAACGTCCTCCGCCCAGCTGCCTGAGGCCATGGATGAGACGGGTGTTCTAACCCAAGCCCCAGAGCAGACAGACCCCTCTGGTCTCCAGGGCTACATTCAGCAGAACCAGGTCCAGAACATCCAGGTGTCCTCAGGTCAGTCCATCATCCAGCTGCAACAGGTGCCAGTCCAGACCAGTGATGGTCAGCTGGTGCAGGCAGCAGGGGGACAGACCATGCAGAACGTTCAGCTCATCAACCCAGGGACCTTCATCATCCAGGCCCAGACCGTCACGGCCTCAGGGCAGATCCAGTGGCAGACCTTTCAGGTGCAGGGGGTCCAGAACCTCCAGAACCTCCAGCTGTCCACCAACCCAGCCCAGCAGATCACACTGGCCCCATTGCAAACCCTGTCTCTGGGCCAGGGAGAAGCGCAACAGATCCCCAACCTGCAGACTGTGACTGTCAACTCTCTGGTCCAGGCTGGCATTCAGTACCAGCAGGCAGAGGACACCAACAGCCCTGGAG ACGTCCAGATAAAGGAGGAGCCGGACTCCGAGGACTGGCAGCTGGGCAGTGACTCCACTCTGAACACCAGTGACCTTTCCCACCTGCGGGTCAGGCTAGAGGACGAGGAGGACCAACTCGGCGAGGGGGGCAAGCGGCTACGCAGGGTGGCCTGCACCTGCCCCAATTGCAAAGAGGCTGGGGGGAG AGGATCTAACATGGGGAAGAAGAAGCAACACATCTGTCACATTCCGGGCTGTGGGAAGGTGTACGGGAAGACATCCCACCTGCGAGCGCACCTGCGCTGGCACTCAGGGGAGCGGCCCTTCGTCTGCAGCTGGATGTACTGTGGGAAGAGGTTCACACGCAGCGACGAACTGCAGAGACACAGAAGGACACATACAG gggaGAAGAAGTTTGTCTGCCCGGAATGTTCCAAGCGCTTCATGCGGAGCGACCACCTGGCCAAGCACATTAAAACTCACCAGAACAAGAAAGGAGTCATGAACTCTGTGAGCAACGCGGTGGTGGGCTCCATGGAGTCCGCGGGCTCGTCAGACAGCATCATCACGGGGGGCGGCACCACCCTCATCCTCACCAACAATCAGCAGGGCTCCGGTAACTCCCAGGACATCCTGGCCAATGCTGAAATCCCACTACAACTGGTCACTATAGCAGCCGGAGAAGTCCTAGAGATGGCCGAGTCACAGTGA